A single Iodidimonas sp. SYSU 1G8 DNA region contains:
- a CDS encoding alkene reductase — MPTLFDPIQIGPLHLPNRIIMAPLTRSRASEGRVPNDLMRDYYVQRASAGLILTEATSVEPMGVGYADTPGIWSDDQVEGWKRITDAVHKAGGHIALQLWHVGRISHPMFLDGLPPVSASAIAAEGHVSHVRPKVEFPTPRALETAEIAGIIEAFRRGAENAQRAGFDGVEIHGANGYLVDQFLQTASNQRDDGYGGSIENRARLMLEVADACASVWGADRVGMHLAPRGDAHSMGDADPAATFGYVATELGKRGLAYLCAREYVGENRIGPQLKQQFGGVYIANERFTLETAQQALAAGEADAIAFGQLFICNPDLPRRFAENAPLNEPDFKTYYSGGAAGYTDYPSL, encoded by the coding sequence ATGCCAACACTTTTCGACCCCATCCAGATCGGCCCGCTCCACCTGCCCAACCGCATCATCATGGCGCCGCTGACCCGCAGCCGGGCCAGTGAAGGCCGCGTTCCGAACGATCTGATGCGCGACTATTACGTCCAGCGCGCCTCCGCCGGCCTCATCCTCACCGAAGCCACCTCCGTCGAACCCATGGGCGTCGGTTACGCCGACACGCCCGGCATCTGGTCCGATGATCAGGTCGAAGGCTGGAAGCGCATTACCGACGCCGTCCACAAGGCCGGCGGCCATATCGCCCTCCAGCTCTGGCATGTGGGCCGCATCTCCCATCCCATGTTTCTCGACGGCCTGCCACCGGTCAGCGCGAGCGCCATCGCGGCCGAAGGCCACGTCAGCCACGTCCGGCCCAAAGTCGAGTTCCCGACCCCGCGTGCGCTCGAGACCGCCGAAATCGCCGGCATCATCGAGGCTTTCCGCCGCGGCGCCGAGAACGCGCAGCGCGCCGGGTTCGACGGCGTCGAGATCCACGGCGCCAATGGCTATCTGGTCGACCAGTTCCTGCAGACCGCCTCCAACCAGCGCGATGATGGTTACGGCGGCTCCATCGAGAACCGCGCCCGCCTGATGCTGGAAGTGGCCGACGCCTGCGCGTCCGTCTGGGGCGCCGACCGCGTCGGCATGCACCTCGCCCCGCGCGGCGATGCCCACTCCATGGGCGATGCCGATCCCGCCGCGACCTTCGGCTATGTGGCGACCGAACTGGGCAAGCGCGGCCTCGCCTATCTCTGCGCCCGCGAATATGTCGGCGAGAACAGGATCGGCCCGCAACTGAAGCAGCAGTTCGGCGGCGTCTACATCGCCAACGAACGCTTCACCCTGGAAACGGCGCAGCAGGCGCTGGCTGCCGGCGAAGCCGACGCCATTGCCTTTGGTCAGCTGTTCATCTGCAACCCCGACCTGCCGCGCCGGTTCGCCGAGAACGCCCCGCTCAACGAACCCGACTTCAAGACCTACTATTCGGGCGGTGCCGCCGGTTACACCGACTACCCGTCGCTCTAA
- a CDS encoding transglutaminase family protein: MKLNVRAELVYAFQSATQVMISIEPARSLDQTVLSERFSIADTQGLVRDFDEITGQRQVRACLEGEQTIVYEAVVDNGLRASLPSDAQEHVWNDLPSECLPFLLPSRFCPSDKFMRFAQREFADLGSGGAKVNAVLDWIHTHVDYVAGVSTAETTAERTFVDRAGVCRDFTHLGITLCRALNIPARAVSAYAWRLNPPDFHAIFEVYLNNTWWLVDPTRLAPVEGLVRIASGRDAADIAFMTTSTACECRQVSVSAEAAEDQS, translated from the coding sequence ATGAAGCTGAATGTGCGTGCCGAGCTTGTCTATGCGTTCCAGTCCGCCACCCAGGTGATGATCTCCATCGAACCGGCACGCTCGCTGGATCAGACCGTGCTGTCGGAACGCTTCAGCATCGCGGATACGCAGGGTCTGGTTCGCGACTTCGACGAGATCACCGGCCAGCGGCAGGTCCGGGCCTGCCTGGAGGGCGAACAGACCATCGTCTACGAGGCGGTGGTGGATAATGGTCTTCGCGCGTCGCTGCCATCGGACGCGCAGGAGCATGTGTGGAACGATCTTCCGTCTGAGTGCTTGCCCTTCCTTCTGCCAAGCCGGTTCTGCCCTTCGGACAAGTTCATGCGGTTCGCCCAGCGGGAATTCGCGGATCTGGGCAGCGGCGGCGCCAAGGTGAACGCGGTGCTGGACTGGATCCATACCCATGTGGACTACGTGGCCGGGGTGAGCACGGCGGAGACGACCGCGGAGCGCACCTTCGTCGACCGGGCCGGCGTGTGCCGGGATTTCACCCATCTGGGGATCACGCTTTGCCGGGCGCTGAACATTCCCGCGCGGGCGGTGAGCGCGTATGCGTGGCGGCTCAATCCGCCGGACTTTCACGCGATCTTCGAGGTTTACCTGAACAATACGTGGTGGCTGGTCGACCCGACCCGGCTGGCGCCGGTTGAAGGTCTCGTCCGGATCGCGAGCGGGCGGGACGCGGCGGACATCGCGTTCATGACCACGTCCACGGCCTGCGAATGCCGCCAGGTGTCGGTCTCGGCCGAGGCGGCGGAGGACCAGTCGTAG
- a CDS encoding tail fiber assembly protein, which yields MASIGEVLLRKWPGASWSVAGDQYSGLTWLSPGDAPSEAEIRAWSDAVDLEMAWEQVRATRNRLLAASDWTQLADAPVSSLAWAVYRQALRDVPQTHEDPAEVIWPEQPE from the coding sequence ATGGCTTCTATCGGTGAGGTGCTGCTGCGCAAGTGGCCGGGCGCGTCGTGGTCCGTGGCGGGCGACCAGTATTCCGGGTTGACGTGGCTGTCGCCCGGCGATGCGCCGTCCGAGGCGGAAATCCGTGCCTGGTCGGACGCGGTGGATCTGGAGATGGCCTGGGAGCAGGTGCGCGCGACGCGCAACCGCTTGCTGGCCGCGAGCGACTGGACGCAGCTGGCGGATGCGCCGGTCTCAAGCCTGGCCTGGGCGGTGTACCGGCAGGCGCTGCGCGATGTGCCGCAGACCCATGAAGATCCCGCCGAGGTGATCTGGCCCGAGCAGCCGGAGTAG